The Flavobacterium sp. 20NA77.7 genome includes the window ACCACTTCGGGTATTCAACAAGGGCATATGAAAATGCATTTGAATAACATTTTGAATCAACACCAAGCTACGAAAGAAGAAAAAGAAAAAGTTATGGCCTATTTTGCAGATCAAACTGTATCACATAATTTAGTAGTTGATTATTTAGAACGTTTAAGAGCTAGCAAATAAATGCTAAAAGTAAACAAACAGCAAACGCTCATGGACTTTGATGACAAACAAACTTTTTATTCTAACGGAAAACTATTAATCACTGGTGAATATCTAGTATTAAACGGCGCTTTGGCTTTGGCTTTGCCTACAAAATTTGGGCAATATTTACATGTTTCCTCTATAAAAGAACAGATAATTATTTGGAAGAGTTATGATGCAGACGGAAGTTGTTGGTTTGAAACCAGTCTTACTTTTAATGATATTGTAGCAAAAAGAAAATTTGAAGAAGATGCCATAAAAAAAACCTTAGTTGAAATTTTACACTACGCATACAAACAAAATCCAACTTTTCTTGAAAAAACTGGTTTTGAAATAAAAACAACACTTACGTTTCCAAGAAATTGGGGATTAGGAACTTCCTCCACTTTAATTAACAATATTGCTCAATGGTTACAAATCGACCCCTTTACCTTATTACGAGAAAGTTTTGGCGGGAGTGGATATGACATTGCTTGTGCGCAAAACAACATGGGCTTACTTTATCAATTAGTAGAAGAAAAACCAAGTGTTAAACCCTTTATATTTCGTCCTATTTTTACTAAAAATATCTTTTTTGTTTACCTAAACCGAAAACAAAATAGTCGTCATGCTATTCAAAATTTCATAAATAAGCAGACTTTTTTGGAACAAGAAACAAAAGCTGTTTCAACTATTTCGGAAGAACTTACACAACACATTTCATTTGAACGCTTTTGTTATTTACTTGAAAAACACGAAGTTTTATTAAGTACAATTTTAGAATTACCTACGACAAAAGAACGCTTATTTGCAGACTTTAATGGGGTAATAAAAAGTTTAGGCGCATGGGGTGGCGACTTTATTTTAGTAGCTTCAAAAGAGAATCCAACAATTTATTTTAAGGAAAAAGGTTATCATACGATTTTAAACTACAACGAAATGATACGTTAAAAATATCCTAGTCAACAACATTACCTTTAAGATATAATACCGTAAAAACAGGATTTGTATTTGACTCCACTACTATTGAATTTTTAATTTTTCCAATTTTCTCCTTAGATGCAACAAACTTAAC containing:
- a CDS encoding GYDIA family GHMP kinase; protein product: MLKVNKQQTLMDFDDKQTFYSNGKLLITGEYLVLNGALALALPTKFGQYLHVSSIKEQIIIWKSYDADGSCWFETSLTFNDIVAKRKFEEDAIKKTLVEILHYAYKQNPTFLEKTGFEIKTTLTFPRNWGLGTSSTLINNIAQWLQIDPFTLLRESFGGSGYDIACAQNNMGLLYQLVEEKPSVKPFIFRPIFTKNIFFVYLNRKQNSRHAIQNFINKQTFLEQETKAVSTISEELTQHISFERFCYLLEKHEVLLSTILELPTTKERLFADFNGVIKSLGAWGGDFILVASKENPTIYFKEKGYHTILNYNEMIR